The region ACCGTTAAATGTTGGTTTTGTTATTATTGAATGACATGTTGTAACTGCTGATCGTTTATTAAGTGATGtgtttttttgagaatttttagtgttttgcacaGTTTTTTAAGAcgtattttaaattgttttgggCCTCGTTTGGCATTTGGATGTCTTTTGATGacttgttttagtgttttcgCTCATAATATTCCATGGACTTAGAATCCCATGAAACATTAACTTAAAAGGCAAAGATAAGACATCTGTCTAAATATTTTAAGACGttagagaagagaaaaatcacaaaaagaaagaaaatagaagaaacgTAGGTGGCGCCTTTTTAGATTGTTTCTTTGGGTTCAATGAAAAAGACAATTAAAGAACGCGAGTAGTTAAAACCATGGAGCCAAAATGAGAAATTAGGCCTAACCCCTGCTGCTAATTAATCGATCCCTAGCTATCTAATTATGTGTGCCTAATGTTTCATTTAATGTTATTCTCAACATTTTTATTTCCTCTTCTGGCTACACACAATGAATGCAACATTCAAGAACAAGAgaattaaatgtttaaaaaaatgtttaaaaaaactaataatcaTTCTATTGATGCACTGGATCTGGGATTAGAATCCTAATTGAATTATGAGTAGAATATTCCTAAAGGTATCAGAActacatgcctataaataggccactACTCCAGGCATTAAAACTCTTTGATCTCTCTGATATTAACGCGCTTTCATATTCTCAAATATTTGTCTATTAAatttgacttaggcatcggagtgagacTCCGTCGGCACACTTGACAACCTCTAGTGTATGTTAATTTTATTGTCTTGTAAGTGTTGGAGAGAACGAATTAAAAGGTGATACGACACCAAATTAGAAACTATATCAACAATTGCGAAAGCTTTTAATTATCCACGTATTATGGTTGCCTTGATTTATGTGGTACGGATTTAGAATTGGGGAATGGATCGGAGGATTTTAGAGTACTTTAGAAGATAATTGTTgtagaagagaaatgatatgaggttttcatctttttcagtttttatgtTTTACGCTTATTTTATTAGAGGGCATAAAGAAAGTCTGTATAGAagttattttcttaattaaaaatataaaaatatagtcATGAGAAATAGTTGGCGAAATCCGTAACCTACATAATCCCGTAAGTATTGCGTTTATTTGATTAATTAGGAAACGTCacgagaaaaaaattataaaatcaagaaattaaaaagaaaattagaaaagttGTGAAAGTTCGATGTACATGCATGGccaagaaaattcaaaattaaatcGTTTTGTCTAACTTAAAGTTGCCAAAATTAAAGCACATAGATAtgaaacctctttttttttttttttttttaaaaaaaaataataataataaaattaaaacttataCATATATAGATATGAAACTTTGCTCGATAATGATAACTTTAAATCAATAACATCCAAACGCTTGAATATTTGCTCTCCCTAgtattttcattgttttttcatattgactaaaaaaaaaaaattaacaattagtGACGTATCCACGGTAATCAACCTTTTATttcgtcactaattagtgacatttttaaaagtgacatgttaataaaatatttagtgacgtgtcaaacgACAGACACTAATATAGTCAAGGAATTTTTCTCAGTCACATGACATTTCCATTTGATAATTAATGTCGAAAAAAAACCATTAATGTAGTCAAAAACTTCATAGCCCAGCTCGTCAAGTACGTACAATTGTAGCTCCCATTAATGTTGAATTACacaacatgaaaaagaaaaggtttaaTTACATCCGTGTaattgttctatatatatatatatatatatcttatccggaatttattcaaacaaattgaaaagaataatGAATGAGTCAGGAGGTAGACTTTTCTGCGTCCCACCTCGACCACACAACAGTAGTTCacgtaaaagataaaaaaaataaaaaaaataaaaaaataaaacgtaACGTTATCTTCATTTGTATTTGTGCTTGTGAAGggttttgaattattatttatttattttttttttggggggggggaatGGACCCCCACCCTCAAGGTGCATGTGCATGCCTCCGCCCCTAGCATGTCCACCGGGGAAGTTAGCATGGCGAAGATGCCTCTCTTGGGAAAGTAGTTTTGCAAACCTGAAAGaacataattattttcattatatatattaatttgataatcaaaatgAAACTTTGTGAAAAAGAATTTTAGAATTTAATAGTTTGATACCTTTTGAGAGCCTCTTCATTAGTTTCATTGTTAGCAACCTCAAATATGCCTGTCTCCAAATTTATCCTAGAGACTAGTTTCTTTAGCAGTGTTTCGCCAATTTTTACAAGATTATCCAAATTCTTTGTTGTGGCTACATCCATAGAAGATAATACCCCGCTTAATGAATCGTCCTGTGCATTATTTTGATTCAAACATGTCAATATTAAAGATCAGACGGCCAaaaaacatgtatatatatatatatatatatatatatatatatatatatatatatatatatatatgataaacaaAAACTTTGACTTTCCTTTGTATTAATTATTCCTATTCGTTGTGAATATATGTGTGCAGTGTGACATGCAAATACCTGAATCCGCAGATAGTATTTCTCACTATGAAGGGCTTGAAAAACAACAGAGAGGTGGACATCGACCATATCTCCACTTGCTTCAGAAAATACATCAAATATTGGGGTGGAACCATTCTTAGTTAACCATCCCAGTATGCCCCACTTAGCTGCATTATGTGCATcgtatttttcttcaattttggaTGACCCAGCTCCTAGGGATATTACCAACAACCGTCCATAATCCGTTGGTTTTATTGGAAAGAAGTCAGGATTTCCACTAATAATTTCCTTCGACACTTCACCCATGGCAAGTAAGGCCTGGAAAGGCGCACACATTTGTAGtaagataaaaagaagaagttttAACGAATTTGTCATTGTTATTATAAGGtacatctatatatatgtaccGGATTATTAGCAGCAACCCCGCCATCTATAAGGTGAAATTCTCTAAGTACTTTCCCTTCGGTGTCTTTGGTTTTGAAGTAATAAGTTGGAAGATAAGTTGGAGCAGCTGAGGTTGCGATGCATATGTCTGAAAGTAAGGCATCTATGCTCGGGTTTTTCTTTACCTGGTGCATGAAAATTAAGTAAATCAGAGTGATTCTCACTACAATTCAGCTCCATCATTTGCAATCCCTTCATAATTAAAGtgggatagaaaatcaaatattCAACCTCATAGCTAGAAAAGATGGTTGGCTGGAGTCGCTTGATGTCAAATGTTGGGATTACAACATTAGTCAACGCCTGGTGCAATCTTAAACTTCCTAGTTTTTCCCTAATAATGTTATGTAGATACTTCCCATCATACTTTGGTCCGGAAAGAGCTTTGACAATCTTTGTAAAGTGAGAAAATAATGGAAAACTGCAATTTGGCaaaattgttaattaattaacatccTAATAACtgtaaaaaaaacataatatggTACGTACCTAATGATCAAATAAGAAAGTTTCAGTCATATTAATGAAGTTCTGATCTAGTGGCCGGAACTTTTAGTTTACCTTTTTTGCGGGAAGATATTAGGACTATGGTTTAGGTAGAAGTCCTTGATATCCTTAGCGGTAAAAAGGGGTCGATTCTTTTCATTTGGGGCAGTTAGCATAGCAGTTATAAGACCTCCTGTGCTTGTTCATGCAATAACATCAAAATAATCTGCGATTCTTGCATCTTCACCATCCAGCTTCTGTACCATGCATGCATAAACGTACAATCAATCTagagtaattaattaagtactTGAAAGATGTTGaatttctttttacaaaacGTGCTTACGTGCACATGCATATCAAACGTGATATACCTGAAGCTCAGATTCTAAGAAGCGTAGGATAGTTCCTGGGATAAGCCCTCTTATTCCACCGCCGTCAATGCTCAGAACGGTGATGAAGTTTCCATAAGTTGGGGGCTGGAGGGGGACGTTTGTTGCTTCCATTAAGGAATCGGACGCAGATGAGTATTGAGTAGGAGGGGATAGGTTTTACGAGCCTTAGAGAGAAACTTAAAAATGAATTAGTTTGTGATCTGATGTTCCCGTTGAGAGAAGTATATATAAGCTGTAAGCATGCATGTTGGAATGTTGGATCAAACCTGGAAATTAAAGAAAGTCAATAATTCAATTTTGACccaatttttgtgttttcttgaatttttcacTAGGCCTCTATTAATTATTGTCCCATAGCTAGGCAACTAGGCAAAGTCAATGTAGAAGTTATtcacgtacgtacgtacgtacgtcgATAGGTATGTCTCTGCAAATCAATCTGCCACGTGGCCCACGTGAAATGTTGGCTTTGCATTTATCGTCTTAATTTGATAAAAGACAACCCTGTGTGTTTGGCAAATGGATTTTGGAaacaaaatatatgattttgattctattttttaaaaaaataaattatattttatttaaattttttaaaagcaaatcatttttattcaaatttttctaaataaattatattttattcaattttttttagtggttgggtgttaaatttttgaaataagaattgaatttttattttgtttgaaaattttaaggtttaacatttttaaaaaagttgaataaaatataatttgtttataaaaagttgaataaaatatgatttgtttttaaaaaatttgaataaaatataatttatcttaaaaaaaaaatagaatcaaaatcatattttgtttctCAAATTCATTTACCTAACACATAAGAATCTCACGTGCTACAGTAcacatttaatttgtttttttatggaaaattcCAGGAAGAATATAATATAACGACTTTGCCTTTATCTGAGAAAATTCAATTTAagaattttctcatttttgtggTCCTAGGAGGGTTTTGatgtagcggaagactaaggtaactaatcaaataacagcgtcttcgattctgcaaggagaagcgtcttcgtcttctaccccaaaagataaaacaagcccgcaggctaaaagaaagataaaactccgcagagtatttgagagagaattctctgattttataacaattcaattgattgagtttttacataacaagcaagcctatttataggagagaaatacttgtagagaaagtaatcctaatcctaatagtaatagtaaaccttattctaataacaatagtaaaccttatcctagtagtaaaagtaaaccttattttaaaaggaaatcaaataaataaaaactatttattagggatcttctagaaacttctaGGGACCTTCATGTGCTACATCAGGTTTtgatgttgtatttttttttgtccgccGGTCTAGTTGCGCGGTTGGTTTTTTCTAGTTGATTGACGTTTTTGTTGGTTGGAGTATGTAAGCAATTACGATTGCGGGTATTTCTTTTTAACCGCAATTGTGGTCTTGGTcggttattaattttaaattactgCAACAATTAATCGCTAAATGACGGTTATGTTATTATTGAATGACATGTtgtaaccgctaaccgcttattaAGTGATGAgttttttgagccatttttagtgttttgcacaGTTTTTTAGGACGTATTTTAGATTGTATGGAGCCTCGTTTAGCATTTTGGATGTCTTTTGATGacttgttttagtgttttcgCTCATAATCCATGGACTTAGAATCCCATGAAACAATAACTTAAAAaagcaaagagaagaaaactgtCTAAATATTTTAAGACGTTAGAGAAGggaaaaatcacaaaagaaagaaaataaaagaaacgcAGGTCGCGCCTTTTAAGATTGTTTCTTTAGGTTCAATGAAAAAGACAATTAAAGAACGCCAGTAGTTAAAACCATGGAGGCCAAAATGAGGAATTAGGCCTAACCCCTGCTGCTAATTAATCCCTACCTATCTAATTAGGTGTGCCTAATGTTTCATTTAATGTTATTCTCAACGTTTTTATTTCCTCTGCAGGCTGAAATGTATGCCACATTCAAGAACAACCCCAAGTGAATTAAATTTTCATTCAACAATTAAATTAACTCGTTAATTGTGATTCGAAAAATACAGCACCTCATGTAGCTGAAAGACGTACGGAGATAACATTGAAAAGTCAATTGAGGAAGGATAACTTGCAAAGGAGATTAATTCTATCATTTAATTTCTATGTTCAAAGTAACGAGTACTCGTTAGAAATCAAGAATTCAACAAATTGGTGTAACATTCAATTTCGATCACCTGCATAAATTTCAACATGATAGAAATTTCAATATGCTGCATCaagaaaatgtttaaaaaaactaataatcaTTCTATTGCATGGTCTTATATATGGATTTGGTCTTTagatcatgttaaattatcgaTACAGTGGATCTGTAGCATTTGCAAATGCATTATGCATATATGGCTCTCATTCTTAATAGTTttgattgaata is a window of Alnus glutinosa chromosome 4, dhAlnGlut1.1, whole genome shotgun sequence DNA encoding:
- the LOC133866910 gene encoding patatin-like protein 2: MLTAPNEKNRPLFTAKDIKDFYLNHSPNIFPQKSFPLFSHFTKIVKALSGPKYDGKYLHNIIREKLGSLRLHQALTNVVIPTFDIKRLQPTIFSSYEVKKNPSIDALLSDICIATSAAPTYLPTYYFKTKDTEGKVLREFHLIDGGVAANNPALLAMGEVSKEIISGNPDFFPIKPTDYGRLLVISLGAGSSKIEEKYDAHNAAKWGILGWLTKNGSTPIFDVFSEASGDMVDVHLSVVFQALHSEKYYLRIQDDSLSGVLSSMDVATTKNLDNLVKIGETLLKKLVSRINLETGIFEVANNETNEEALKRFAKLLSQERHLRHANFPGGHARGGGMHMHLEGGGPFPPPKKKINK